The sequence GACCACGTCGTCCGCCGTCATGGTCGCACCATTATGGAACTTGACGCCGTGGCGCAGGCGGAACGTGTAGGTCTTGCCTTCGTTCGAGACGGTCCAGCTCTCGGCCAGCATCGGGCCGATCGAGGTGTCGTCACGGAAGGCGACAAGGCCCTCCACCACATGCGCGATCACGCCGTCGGTGTTGGCGTCGCGATTGGTGCCGGGATCGGTGGAACGGATGTCGGCATTGAGCCGCGTCCGCAGCAATGTCTCGGCGCCGGCCTTCCCCAGCATGGCCCACAGGGCGAGCGCGGCCAGACCGACCGTCCAGGCCGGCGATGGCCGACGCCGCGGCATCACGCGGCCCCCGCGGCGGCAGACCGCTCGAATGCAGCACGCCCGATCTCGTCGATCTCGAGGCGATACGTCGTGAACTCGCGGTTGAGCGCCGGCAGCGGCGCCGCCTGCATCAATCCGCTCGCCGGCTCCATCAGGATCATCGCCACGGTGGCGCTGAGATTGTTACTGAGATTGCGTCGCGGCGGCCGGCACACCGACCAGGGATAGGCGAACTCGTCGAACAGCGCATTCTTGACGGCGTCGAAGGTGATCTTGCCGATGTGCGGCTGAAGCAGATCACGGACGCGGATATCGCGATAGAGACTGTCAGGCGTATCCTGGATGCCGGCATCCTTGAGCTTGCCAAGCGCAACCGGGCTAACGAAGTGATTGGCGTGCACCAGCAGGCCGTTCTGCGGATGCACCTGAAAGGTCTCATCCGGCGCACATTCGAAATCGATCGCCACTCCCTCGCGATGGCTGACGATCATGTTGTTGGCCGCCGACTTCCTGGTGCAATAGACGGCACGCATCGCGAGCGCGAGATGCTCCTGCTCCAGCACCTTGCGCCGGATCAGCGCCAGCGGCACGCCGACCTGACGATAGTCACGGTCACTTTGGAGATAGTTCGCGGTGATCGCGATGCCGACCGCGTTGAAGCCGCAGCGGCCGAGCGCGCCGGCCTCGGTGAAGGTCATGAGATCAGGACCGTCATCGCGGCGCACCTTCAGCACCACCGCAGTCTCCGCGCATTCGCGTTTCCAGTCCCAGTTCTGGGCATGGATCAGGCGACCGTTACCGGTCGCCGCCGGCAGCGCAACGACGCCGGTGCAGCCATCGGGCTCGTCGGGGGTCTTCAGGCGCGCGCGGATCTTTGGATTGGCAAGCTTGAGGATCTCGGTGCGAGCGTTGAGCAGCACGACATCCTCGAACGGGACGTCCGCGCCCTCCGCAATGCCGCGCATCTCTTCGATATAGGTCGGATCGAAGCCCTCGATAACAGGCAGATAGTCCCGCACCAACTCGGACACGCCCTTCGCATCGAGCGAGAGCTCCTTCAGCTGTGCGAAGTAGTGCGTCGTCCCCTTCTTGATGCGGCCTGCCGCCTTCTGCCCGTACTGGCGGCCGCGCTCGCGCGGCGAACCGGAGATCTCGATCAGGGGAAAGGGCTCGACCATGGGACGCCAAATTCCTTCTTGAAGTTCCTTTTGCTTTCTCATGAAGCCTAATGTATTTTGTGATGACATGAAACAAAAATCTTCGACCGCGAAATCTGCCGTGGAAAAAGCGTCACCAAGCCGGCTGCAGCGGGAACTGTCGGCCGGGATCATGGACCTGATCCGGAGCGAAGGGCTCGCTCCCGGCACGCGCCTTGCCGAAGTCGCGCTCGCCGAACGCCTGCAGGTCTCGCGCACGCCGGTGCGCGCTGCGCTGAAGCTCTTGGCGCGCCGCAAGCTCGTGCATGCCGGCGCCAGCCGCGGCTATTTCGTCGCTGAGGCCGCCCCCGCCACGCATAAGGCACCGCCAAAGCCGAGCCCCGACGAGACCGACCGGCTGTTCCTCGCGATCGCGCGCGACCGCCGCGCCGGCCGGCTGCCGGAGGACGTTTCCGAGCGCGACCTGATGCAGCGCTATGACGCGACACGGCCGATCGTGCAGCGCGTGCTCAGCAAGCTTGCCGAGGTCGCCGCGGTCCAGCGCAAGCCGGGCCATGGCTGGCGCTTCCAGCCGACGCTCGCCGACACGCAGGCGCGCGACGAGAGCTACCGATATCGTCTCCTGATCGAGCCGGCCGGCCTGCTCGAGCCGGGCTTCAGGCTCGATCCGGCCTGGGCGGCCGAGATGCGCCGCCGTCATCAGGAGATGCTGGCGATGCCGTGGAGCGACACCGCCAGCATCGCGCTCTACGAGATGAACGCGGCCTTTCACGAAGGCCTCGCCGCGGCATCGGGCAACCGCTATCTGCTGGTCGCGGTTCAACAGCAGAACCGGCTGCGGCGCTTCGGCAACTACGACTGGGCCTTCGGCCACGAGCGCGTGATCGTGAACTGCCGCGAGCATCTCGCCATCCTCGACCAGCTCGAAGCCGGCCAGAACGAGGCCGCAGCCGCGCTACTCCGCCGGCATCTCGAAGGCGCAGCAAAGCTCAAGCGCAGCCCGGTGAGTTCCAACACGCCATCCAAAGCCTCCTGACCTTTGCAAGAGTTGCCATGACCATTAATGCCTTCCCCTCCAACAGCCCCCTCACCCGCGAGGCCATGGAGCCGTTCTGGCTGCCGATGACGCCGAACCGCCAGTTCAAGTCGAAGCCGCGCATCTTCGTCGGCGCCGAAGGCATGCATTACGTCACCGACGACAACAGGCGCATTCTCGACGGCATGGCAGGGCTGTGGTGCGTGAACGCCGGACATGCGCAAAGGCGCATCGTCGAGGCGATCCAGGCGCAGGCGGCGAAGCTCGACTTCGTCTCCTCGTTCCAGATGAGCCATCCGGCCGCCTTCGAGCTCGCCCGCCGCATCACCGAGATCGCGCCTGACGGGCTCGACCACGTCTTCTTCACCAATTCCGGTTCGGAATCGGTTGACACCGCGCTGAAGATCGCGCGCGGCTATCACC is a genomic window of Bradyrhizobium sp. CB1717 containing:
- a CDS encoding C45 family peptidase: MVEPFPLIEISGSPRERGRQYGQKAAGRIKKGTTHYFAQLKELSLDAKGVSELVRDYLPVIEGFDPTYIEEMRGIAEGADVPFEDVVLLNARTEILKLANPKIRARLKTPDEPDGCTGVVALPAATGNGRLIHAQNWDWKRECAETAVVLKVRRDDGPDLMTFTEAGALGRCGFNAVGIAITANYLQSDRDYRQVGVPLALIRRKVLEQEHLALAMRAVYCTRKSAANNMIVSHREGVAIDFECAPDETFQVHPQNGLLVHANHFVSPVALGKLKDAGIQDTPDSLYRDIRVRDLLQPHIGKITFDAVKNALFDEFAYPWSVCRPPRRNLSNNLSATVAMILMEPASGLMQAAPLPALNREFTTYRLEIDEIGRAAFERSAAAGAA
- a CDS encoding GntR family transcriptional regulator: MKQKSSTAKSAVEKASPSRLQRELSAGIMDLIRSEGLAPGTRLAEVALAERLQVSRTPVRAALKLLARRKLVHAGASRGYFVAEAAPATHKAPPKPSPDETDRLFLAIARDRRAGRLPEDVSERDLMQRYDATRPIVQRVLSKLAEVAAVQRKPGHGWRFQPTLADTQARDESYRYRLLIEPAGLLEPGFRLDPAWAAEMRRRHQEMLAMPWSDTASIALYEMNAAFHEGLAAASGNRYLLVAVQQQNRLRRFGNYDWAFGHERVIVNCREHLAILDQLEAGQNEAAAALLRRHLEGAAKLKRSPVSSNTPSKAS